From Quercus lobata isolate SW786 chromosome 1, ValleyOak3.0 Primary Assembly, whole genome shotgun sequence, one genomic window encodes:
- the LOC115980403 gene encoding superoxide dismutase [Cu-Zn], chloroplastic yields the protein MQAALAAMAAQTILLSPSPPSQFSSSLRHPPPFLSSSTFHGSSLKLTRQSLTLSVSAATAPKPLTVVAATKKAVAVLKGTSAVEGVVTLTQEDDGPTTVKVRVTGLTPGPHGFHLHEFGDTTNGCISTGAHFNPNNLTHGAPEDEVRHAGDLGNIVANADGVAEATIVDKQIPLTGPNAVVGRALVVHELEDDLGKGGHELSLTTGNAGGRLACGVVGLTVPV from the exons ATGCAAGCCGCACTGGCAGCCATGGCTGCCCAGACCATCCTCCTCTCTCCTTCTCCTCCTTCCCAGTTCTCCTCAAGCCTTCGCCACCCACCTCCTTTCCTCAGCTCCTCCACCTTCCATGGCTCCTCCCTTAAGCTCACTCGTCAATCCCTCACCCTCTCTGTCTCCGCCGCCACAGCTCCCAAACCTCTCACCGTCGTCGCCGCCACCAAGAAAGCCGTTGCCGTCCTCAAGGGCACCTCTGCTGTCGAAGGCGTCGTCACGTTGACCCAAGAAGACGATG GTCCCACAACTGTGAAGGTTCGTGTTACTGGGCTTACTCCGGGGCCTCATGGGTTCCACCTA CATGAGTTTGGTGACACAACAAATGGGTGCATCTCTACAG GGGCACATTTCAATCCTAACAATTTGACACATGGTGCTCCTGAGGATGAAGTCCGTCATGCGGGTGACCTGGGAAACATAGTTGCCAATGCCGATG GGGTGGCAGAGGCAACAATTGTAGATAAGCAG ATACCATTAACTGGTCCTAATGCAGTTGTTGGGAGAGCCCTCGTGGTTCATGAGCTCGAGGATGACCTTGGAAAGG GTGGACATGAACTAAGTCTGACCACTGGAAACGCAGGTGGAAGATTGGCTTGTG GCGTTGTTGGTTTGACTGTACCAGTGTAA
- the LOC115980412 gene encoding uncharacterized protein LOC115980412 isoform X1, with translation MDPPNPSPNPKPNQSSMRVLIRPPPPPPPPAPPASSPSASPKGQTPLPPPDPPPPLPDGVVVVGFISRRPEPSSRIINRVIDANVFGSGNLDKPFFEIDSESEKEKEKEEVKDWFKWRSITYYLQEDKGILYLRFCSTRCPAMTGGSDPGSGFEDHESRDLQGLLFMFTVCHVIIYIQEGSRFDTQILKKFRVLQSAKHALAPFVKSRTNPPLPRPHSLSSSRPTSSTTSSNNPSPGRAGGTSSRNASAISLMSGLGSYTSLFPGQCTPVILFVFVDDFSDVSNPCSNFEESSDTSSLNQSSSLSSIARPSMPVKGSGSVMVLARPVSKSEGSFRKKLQASLEAQIRFLIKKCRTLSGSETSHHGSRSGVASNSAPLFSLDASRAVVLLDWSTSQRCESLEFAIGLVEDVLSGKATSDSLLLESHVQNVIKEDILSVREFIYRQSDILRGRGGMVTNTNSGSAAGVGMVAVAAAAAAASAASGKTFNTPELPNLEIWLSSSQLILHGVLSAKGGCIDETEINKRKPRLRSTASPQVEGSASKNMDPLDVAVSWLECGRGLNTKFSTLWCERTLPVAKEVYLKNLPACYPTSQHEAHMEKALHAFRSMVKGPAVQNFAKKLEDECTSIWKSGRQLCDAVSLTGKPCMHQRHEVQTDQSLLRDGVKPHSSGYVFLHACACGRSRRLRADPFDFETANITSNCSPDCDRLLPALHLPELSNAGPIQPSSWSLIRVGGARYYDPSKGLLQSGFSATQKFLLKWTIFLETCKSPNGLTEGVLQHGSVTRSRTNSKVELIADTDIKKTSSVRLYSGDLQIGGEHQSKPSENIKSSDDTKISFGRGLPNFTLRKPFSAVVAGSAAADSGFPPLQQRKQASSVSDKVKQGRARDRSVEQVHAADEHQGSQKSEDILNDTNTNGCTDGDPFLQIGSNVIPVNVNGGGKIKLNPSLKHVMVYVGFEHECPNGHRFLLNTEHLNELGSSYSFLEESHITSLTNISDRNVMNPSKLGKNGVRDKVHRNSNLMNASAVNKEKNMYQSKEIVANGNLNLGRLIQFPGSGEEQNQASLSISTLPKIVKGLEGGLQSISLDDGGSAFSMVNRNLPIYMNCPHCRLSKNKRDPPKIKFAGTISQLQRIFLVTPPYPIILATCPTIQFEASCLPLSIPDSERKLQFSLGCRVILPPESFLTLRLPFVYGVQLDDGSLHPLNPFEHQPELTAWITKGTTLQVLSKGSGLDEGFHT, from the exons ATGGACCCTCCGAACCCGAGTCCAAACCCGAAACCGAACCAGTCTTCGATGCGGGTCTTAATTCGACCACccccaccgccaccaccaccagcacCTCCGGCTTCCTCTCCTTCAGCCTCCCCCAAAGGCCAAACCCCTCTCCCTCCGCCAGATCCCCCACCACCACTACCAGACGGCGTCGTCGTCGTCGGCTTCATTTCGCGAAGACCCGAACCCTCGTCCCGGATCATCAACCGGGTCATCGACGCCAACGTATTCGGGTCCGGCAACCTGGACAAGCCCTTCTTCGAGATAGACAGCGAGAgcgagaaggagaaggagaaagagGAGGTCAAGGACTGGTTCAAATGGAGAAGCATCACCTACTACCTCCAGGAAGATAAGGGGATTTTGTACTTGCGGTTTTGTTCAACCCGGTGCCCCGCCATGACCGGGGGTTCGGATCCTGGGTCGGGTTTCGAGGACCACGAGTCCCGTGATCTCCAGGGTTTGCTCTTCATGTTCACT GTTTGCcatgtaataatatatattcaGGAGGGGTCACGCTTTGAcactcaaattttgaaaaaatttcgaGTTTTACAATCAGCCAAGCATGCTTTGGCACCATTTGTAAAATCCCGAACCAATCCACCGTTGCCTAGGCCACATTCTTTGTCATCGTCACGACCTACATCATCAACCACCTCCTCCAACAATCCTTCTCCAGGAAGAGCTGGTGGCACCTCAAGTCGTAATGCTTCAGCTATTTCTCTCATGTCAGGATTAGGTTCTTACACCTCTTTGTTTCCAGGACAGTGTACTCCAGttatactttttgtttttgtcgaTGATTTCTCTGATGTGTCAAATCCCTGTTCGAATTTTGAGGAGTCATCAGATACCTCCTCACTTAATCAGTCTTCTAGTTTGAGCAGTATAGCTAGACCAAGCATGCCTGTTAAAGGTTCTGGTTCTGTTATGGTGCTTGCCCGTCCTGTGAGTAAATCTGAAGGCAGTTTTAGGAAGAAACTACAGGCATCTCTTGAAGCACAGATTCGCTTTTTAATTAAGAAGTGCCGAACACTTTCAGGTTCTGAAACAAGTCATCATGGGTCAAGAAGTGGGGTTGCTTCAAATTCTGCACCATTGTTTTCACTTGATGCATCAAGGGCTGTTGTACTGTTAGATTGGTCTACAAGTCAGAGATGTGAGTCTCTTGAATTTGCCATTGGCCTTGTGGAAGATGTCTTGAGTGGAAAAGCAACCTCTGATTCTCTTTTGCTTGAAAGCCATGTTCAGAATGTTATCAAAGAGGATATATTATCTGTAAGGGAGTTCATTTACAGGCAGTCTGATATTTTAAGAGGGAGAGGAGGCATGGTCACTAATACCAACAGTGGCTCAGCTGCTGGTGTTGGTATGGTTGCCGTTGCTGCAGCTGCTGCTGCTGCCTCAGCTGCTTCTGGCAAGACATTTAACACTCCCGAACTTCCAAATCTGGAAATTTGGTTATCTTCCAGTCAACTAATTTTGCATGGAGTGCTCTCTGCAAAAGGTGGATGTATAGATGAAACTGAAATTAATAAAAGGAAACCTCGTCTTCGGAGTACTGCTTCACCACAGGTTGAAGGATCTGCATCAAAAAATATGGATCCTCTAGATGTGGCAGTATCTTGGTTGGAATGTGGGAGAGGactgaacacaaaattttccacGCTGTGGTGCGAAAGAACCCTTCCAGTAGCCAAGGAGGTTTACTTAAAGAACTTGCCTGCTTGTTATCCAACTTCGCAGCATGAAGCTCATATGGAGAAAGCTTTGCATGCTTTCCGCTCAATGGTCAAGGGACCTGCGGtgcaaaattttgcaaaaaagttGGAGGATGAATGTACATCCATCTGGAAATCTGGGAGGCAACTCTGTGATGCTGTTAGTTTGACTGGAAAACCATGTATGCACCAGAGACATGAGGTCCAAACTGATCAGTCACTTTTAAGAGATGGGGTCAAGCCACATTCTAGTGGATATGTTTTCCTCCATGCTTGTGCATGTGGCCGTTCACGGCGACTACGAGCTGATCCTTTCGATTTTGAAACTGCAAACATTACTTCCAACTGCTCTCCAGACTGTGACAGGCTTCTTCCTGCTCTTCACCTTCCAGAATTAAGCAATGCAGGACCTATTCAGCCATCCTCATGGAGTTTGATACGTGTTGGGGGTGCAAGGTACTATGACCCTTCTAAGGGCTTGCTTCAGAGTGGGTTCTCTGCCACTCAGAAGTTTCTTTTGAAATGGACTATATTTCTAGAGACATGCAAAAGCCCAAATGGCTTAACAGAAGGTGTTTTGCAACATGGTTCTGTAACTAGGTCACGTACAAACTCCAAGGTTGAACTTATTGCGGATACCGATATAAAGAAAACTAGTTCTGTACGGTTGTACTCAGGAGATTTGCAGATTGGGGGTGAACATCAAAGCAAACCTTCAGAAAACATCAAGTCATCTGATGACACTAAAATCAGTTTTGGTAGAGGTCTTCCCAATTTTACATTGAGAAAACCATTTTCTGCAGTTGTTGCTGGATCAGCAGCTGCAGATTCAGGATTCCCTCCTCTCCAGCAGAGGAAGCAAGCTTCTTCTGTGTCAGATAAGGTTAAGCAAGGTAGGGCAAGAGATCGAAGTGTCGAACAGGTTCATGCAGCTGATGAACATCAGGGATCTCAAAAGTCTGAAGATATTTTAAATGATACCAATACTAATGGCTGCACAGATGGTGACCCCTTCTTACAGATAGGCAGTAATGTAATTCCTGTAAATGTGAATGGTGGGGGAAAGATCAAATTGAACCCGTCATTGAAGCATGTAATGGTTTATGTTGGATTTGAGCATGAGTGCCCCAATGGCCATCGTTTCCTATTGAATACAGAGCATCTCAATGAACTTGGATCTTCTTATTCATTTCTTGAAGAATCTCATATAACTTCATTGACCAACATTTCAGACCGTAATGTGATGAATCCTTCAAAATTGGGTAAAAATGGTGTCCGTGATAAAGTTCATCGAAACTCAAATCTGATGAATGCTAGTGCTgtaaataaggagaaaaatatGTATCAGTCGAAAGAGATAGTGGCTAATGGTAATCTAAATTTAGGTCGCTTGATACAGTTTCCTGGGTCAGGGGAGGAACAGAATCAGGCATCCCTCAGCATTTCAACACTTCCCAAAATTGTAAAAGGGCTTGAGGGGGGACTTCAGTCTATTAGCCTCGATGATGGTGGAAGTGCTTTCTCCATGGTGAATAGAAATTTACCAATTTACATGAACTGCCCACACTGCAGGCTCTCAAAGAATAAAAGGGATCCACCAAAGATTAAGTTTGCTGGCACAATATCACAGCTTCAAAGGATTTTTCTG GTCACTCCTCCATATCCAATCATATTAGCAACATGCCCTACCATACAATTTGAG GCATCATGCCTACCTTTATCAATTCCAGACAGTGAGCGAAAATTGCAGTTCAGCCTTGGATGCCGAGTGATCTTACCACCAGAGAGTTTCCTTACGCTAAGACTCCCCTTTGTGTATGGTGTGCAACTGGATGATGGAAGTCTACATCCTCTTAACCCTTTTGAACATCAACCAGAGTTAACTGCCTGGATTACCAAGGGCACAACATTGCAGGTTTTGTCCAAGGGCAGCGGTCTTGATGAGGGATTTCACACATAG
- the LOC115980412 gene encoding uncharacterized protein LOC115980412 isoform X2 — protein MQVCHVIIYIQEGSRFDTQILKKFRVLQSAKHALAPFVKSRTNPPLPRPHSLSSSRPTSSTTSSNNPSPGRAGGTSSRNASAISLMSGLGSYTSLFPGQCTPVILFVFVDDFSDVSNPCSNFEESSDTSSLNQSSSLSSIARPSMPVKGSGSVMVLARPVSKSEGSFRKKLQASLEAQIRFLIKKCRTLSGSETSHHGSRSGVASNSAPLFSLDASRAVVLLDWSTSQRCESLEFAIGLVEDVLSGKATSDSLLLESHVQNVIKEDILSVREFIYRQSDILRGRGGMVTNTNSGSAAGVGMVAVAAAAAAASAASGKTFNTPELPNLEIWLSSSQLILHGVLSAKGGCIDETEINKRKPRLRSTASPQVEGSASKNMDPLDVAVSWLECGRGLNTKFSTLWCERTLPVAKEVYLKNLPACYPTSQHEAHMEKALHAFRSMVKGPAVQNFAKKLEDECTSIWKSGRQLCDAVSLTGKPCMHQRHEVQTDQSLLRDGVKPHSSGYVFLHACACGRSRRLRADPFDFETANITSNCSPDCDRLLPALHLPELSNAGPIQPSSWSLIRVGGARYYDPSKGLLQSGFSATQKFLLKWTIFLETCKSPNGLTEGVLQHGSVTRSRTNSKVELIADTDIKKTSSVRLYSGDLQIGGEHQSKPSENIKSSDDTKISFGRGLPNFTLRKPFSAVVAGSAAADSGFPPLQQRKQASSVSDKVKQGRARDRSVEQVHAADEHQGSQKSEDILNDTNTNGCTDGDPFLQIGSNVIPVNVNGGGKIKLNPSLKHVMVYVGFEHECPNGHRFLLNTEHLNELGSSYSFLEESHITSLTNISDRNVMNPSKLGKNGVRDKVHRNSNLMNASAVNKEKNMYQSKEIVANGNLNLGRLIQFPGSGEEQNQASLSISTLPKIVKGLEGGLQSISLDDGGSAFSMVNRNLPIYMNCPHCRLSKNKRDPPKIKFAGTISQLQRIFLVTPPYPIILATCPTIQFEASCLPLSIPDSERKLQFSLGCRVILPPESFLTLRLPFVYGVQLDDGSLHPLNPFEHQPELTAWITKGTTLQVLSKGSGLDEGFHT, from the exons ATGCAGGTTTGCcatgtaataatatatattcaGGAGGGGTCACGCTTTGAcactcaaattttgaaaaaatttcgaGTTTTACAATCAGCCAAGCATGCTTTGGCACCATTTGTAAAATCCCGAACCAATCCACCGTTGCCTAGGCCACATTCTTTGTCATCGTCACGACCTACATCATCAACCACCTCCTCCAACAATCCTTCTCCAGGAAGAGCTGGTGGCACCTCAAGTCGTAATGCTTCAGCTATTTCTCTCATGTCAGGATTAGGTTCTTACACCTCTTTGTTTCCAGGACAGTGTACTCCAGttatactttttgtttttgtcgaTGATTTCTCTGATGTGTCAAATCCCTGTTCGAATTTTGAGGAGTCATCAGATACCTCCTCACTTAATCAGTCTTCTAGTTTGAGCAGTATAGCTAGACCAAGCATGCCTGTTAAAGGTTCTGGTTCTGTTATGGTGCTTGCCCGTCCTGTGAGTAAATCTGAAGGCAGTTTTAGGAAGAAACTACAGGCATCTCTTGAAGCACAGATTCGCTTTTTAATTAAGAAGTGCCGAACACTTTCAGGTTCTGAAACAAGTCATCATGGGTCAAGAAGTGGGGTTGCTTCAAATTCTGCACCATTGTTTTCACTTGATGCATCAAGGGCTGTTGTACTGTTAGATTGGTCTACAAGTCAGAGATGTGAGTCTCTTGAATTTGCCATTGGCCTTGTGGAAGATGTCTTGAGTGGAAAAGCAACCTCTGATTCTCTTTTGCTTGAAAGCCATGTTCAGAATGTTATCAAAGAGGATATATTATCTGTAAGGGAGTTCATTTACAGGCAGTCTGATATTTTAAGAGGGAGAGGAGGCATGGTCACTAATACCAACAGTGGCTCAGCTGCTGGTGTTGGTATGGTTGCCGTTGCTGCAGCTGCTGCTGCTGCCTCAGCTGCTTCTGGCAAGACATTTAACACTCCCGAACTTCCAAATCTGGAAATTTGGTTATCTTCCAGTCAACTAATTTTGCATGGAGTGCTCTCTGCAAAAGGTGGATGTATAGATGAAACTGAAATTAATAAAAGGAAACCTCGTCTTCGGAGTACTGCTTCACCACAGGTTGAAGGATCTGCATCAAAAAATATGGATCCTCTAGATGTGGCAGTATCTTGGTTGGAATGTGGGAGAGGactgaacacaaaattttccacGCTGTGGTGCGAAAGAACCCTTCCAGTAGCCAAGGAGGTTTACTTAAAGAACTTGCCTGCTTGTTATCCAACTTCGCAGCATGAAGCTCATATGGAGAAAGCTTTGCATGCTTTCCGCTCAATGGTCAAGGGACCTGCGGtgcaaaattttgcaaaaaagttGGAGGATGAATGTACATCCATCTGGAAATCTGGGAGGCAACTCTGTGATGCTGTTAGTTTGACTGGAAAACCATGTATGCACCAGAGACATGAGGTCCAAACTGATCAGTCACTTTTAAGAGATGGGGTCAAGCCACATTCTAGTGGATATGTTTTCCTCCATGCTTGTGCATGTGGCCGTTCACGGCGACTACGAGCTGATCCTTTCGATTTTGAAACTGCAAACATTACTTCCAACTGCTCTCCAGACTGTGACAGGCTTCTTCCTGCTCTTCACCTTCCAGAATTAAGCAATGCAGGACCTATTCAGCCATCCTCATGGAGTTTGATACGTGTTGGGGGTGCAAGGTACTATGACCCTTCTAAGGGCTTGCTTCAGAGTGGGTTCTCTGCCACTCAGAAGTTTCTTTTGAAATGGACTATATTTCTAGAGACATGCAAAAGCCCAAATGGCTTAACAGAAGGTGTTTTGCAACATGGTTCTGTAACTAGGTCACGTACAAACTCCAAGGTTGAACTTATTGCGGATACCGATATAAAGAAAACTAGTTCTGTACGGTTGTACTCAGGAGATTTGCAGATTGGGGGTGAACATCAAAGCAAACCTTCAGAAAACATCAAGTCATCTGATGACACTAAAATCAGTTTTGGTAGAGGTCTTCCCAATTTTACATTGAGAAAACCATTTTCTGCAGTTGTTGCTGGATCAGCAGCTGCAGATTCAGGATTCCCTCCTCTCCAGCAGAGGAAGCAAGCTTCTTCTGTGTCAGATAAGGTTAAGCAAGGTAGGGCAAGAGATCGAAGTGTCGAACAGGTTCATGCAGCTGATGAACATCAGGGATCTCAAAAGTCTGAAGATATTTTAAATGATACCAATACTAATGGCTGCACAGATGGTGACCCCTTCTTACAGATAGGCAGTAATGTAATTCCTGTAAATGTGAATGGTGGGGGAAAGATCAAATTGAACCCGTCATTGAAGCATGTAATGGTTTATGTTGGATTTGAGCATGAGTGCCCCAATGGCCATCGTTTCCTATTGAATACAGAGCATCTCAATGAACTTGGATCTTCTTATTCATTTCTTGAAGAATCTCATATAACTTCATTGACCAACATTTCAGACCGTAATGTGATGAATCCTTCAAAATTGGGTAAAAATGGTGTCCGTGATAAAGTTCATCGAAACTCAAATCTGATGAATGCTAGTGCTgtaaataaggagaaaaatatGTATCAGTCGAAAGAGATAGTGGCTAATGGTAATCTAAATTTAGGTCGCTTGATACAGTTTCCTGGGTCAGGGGAGGAACAGAATCAGGCATCCCTCAGCATTTCAACACTTCCCAAAATTGTAAAAGGGCTTGAGGGGGGACTTCAGTCTATTAGCCTCGATGATGGTGGAAGTGCTTTCTCCATGGTGAATAGAAATTTACCAATTTACATGAACTGCCCACACTGCAGGCTCTCAAAGAATAAAAGGGATCCACCAAAGATTAAGTTTGCTGGCACAATATCACAGCTTCAAAGGATTTTTCTG GTCACTCCTCCATATCCAATCATATTAGCAACATGCCCTACCATACAATTTGAG GCATCATGCCTACCTTTATCAATTCCAGACAGTGAGCGAAAATTGCAGTTCAGCCTTGGATGCCGAGTGATCTTACCACCAGAGAGTTTCCTTACGCTAAGACTCCCCTTTGTGTATGGTGTGCAACTGGATGATGGAAGTCTACATCCTCTTAACCCTTTTGAACATCAACCAGAGTTAACTGCCTGGATTACCAAGGGCACAACATTGCAGGTTTTGTCCAAGGGCAGCGGTCTTGATGAGGGATTTCACACATAG